In the genome of Tripterygium wilfordii isolate XIE 37 chromosome 19, ASM1340144v1, whole genome shotgun sequence, one region contains:
- the LOC119984944 gene encoding LOB domain-containing protein 25-like, whose amino-acid sequence MASSSSSSYNSPCAACKFLRRKCMPGCIFAPYFPPEEPQKFANVHKIFGASNVTKLLNELLPHQREDAVNSLAYEAEARVRDPVYGCVGAISFLQRQVQRLQKELDDANTDLIRYACNSLPPQPSNSMVRPRVSNVGASFYNNNPPPPAAGGLPPPNYNYTSLPNWNAHNTTSGEGGGHHHGIYDDLRDL is encoded by the coding sequence ATGGCATCATCATCAAGCAGCAGCTACAACTCACCCTGTGCAGCCTGCAAGTTCTTGAGGAGAAAATGCATGCCAGGTTGCATATTTGCACCATACTTCCCTCCAGAGGAGCCTCAAAAATTTGCTAATGTCCACAAAATCTTCGGAGCAAGCAATGTCACCAAACTCCTCAACGAGCTCCTCCCTCACCAGAGAGAGGATGCAGTGAATTCACTAGCTTATGAAGCGGAGGCTCGAGTCCGCGACCCTGTCTACGGCTGTGTTGGTGccatttcattcctccaaagACAAGTGCAACGCCTCCAGAAGGAACTTGATGATGCCAACACCGATCTCATCCGCTATGCTTGCAATTCATTGCCACCACAACCAAGTAATTCAATGGTGAGGCCAAGGGTTAGTAATGTTGGAGCAAGTTTTTATAATAACAACCCTCCTCCTCCAGCTGCTGGTGGTTTGCCTCCTCCTAATTATAATTATACTAGTCTTCCCAATTGGAATGCTCATAACACAACCTCAGGGGAAGGAGGAGGCCATCATCATGGAATATATGATGATTTAAGAGATTTGTGA
- the LOC119984942 gene encoding disease resistance protein RPM1-like translates to MEEAMVKFLIQKLESLPFQVTETFLGHEDQIARLTGTFKEITSFTEVVSRIDGDAAILSWATELRDLIFDLENNIDEFMIQMDQQSVSDKRVLNDGFRAQLQNIEGRLLQNVQRMHDIKLPTANEGDKEENIINSEVMAEGNASSSFPFKSSFISLPYYLKYCLMYCCIFPENYWISRGRLIRLLLAEGLVQEKAGEVMEDVAREYIKQLVNKGMLQVKEEEGDGGMKLKVPFMHREFLVSENIFTIINADSSLPKPTRRISIYTDIEKLAFNLKDLQPRSLFFFENQGPSDGNWLDFQWAKFLRVLDLEESGIKSLPDEIGDLIHMTYLGLKGTDINELPPTVGNLQYIQTLDIRRCRIAELSAEVLKLGRLRHLKMFKTDVVGGIKPPPGLGEWKNLLTLTGIHPGDTVATELSELIQLRRLGVMNVAEENANELFASIMKMQSLLSLSLEAKHSFDGQRLVLLESFSPPSFLRKLRLEGQLEKIPSWFGLMDKLTNLRLGFSHLSENPASVLQLLPNLRKLTLWQAYDAKQLGKEFCRAGGFPKLEFLMIASDVLEEWTELEEGALPSLQYLHLHSCVKLRMLPEGLQNVTTLKTLNLLPLLDDHLERLKLDGGEENYKIKHIQSISVLPMSVLNSLWSDPESPCTQQGMVDED, encoded by the coding sequence ATGGAAGAGGCAATGGTGAAGTTTTTGATACAGAAACTGGAATCCCTGCCATTTCAGGTGACTGAAACTTTTCTTGGACATGAAGATCAAATAGCACGGCTGACGGGTACATTCAAGGAGATTACATCTTTCACTGAAGTTGTAAGCAGAATAGATGGTGATGCTGCCATCCTTagttgggcaactgagctgagAGATCTGATTTTTGACTTGGAAAATAACATTGATGAGTTCATGATTCAGATGGATCAGCAAAGCGTATCTGATAAACGGGTGCTTAATGATGGCTTCAGAGCTCAACTGCAGAATATTGAAGGCCGTCTCCTTCAAAATGTACAAAGGATGCATGACATCAAGCTTCCAACTGCAAATGAAGGAGACAAGGAAGAAAACATAATCAATTCTGAAGTAATGGCGGAAGGTAATGCTTCATCATCTTTTCCTTTCAAATCAAGTTTTATTAGTCTACCATATTACCTCAAGTATTGTTTGATGTACTGTTGCATCTTCCCTGAGAATTACTGGATATCAAGAGGGAGATTGATCCGGTTATTGTTAGCCGAGGGTCTGGTTCAAGAAAAGGCAGGAGAAGTTATGGAAGATGTAGCTAGAGAATATATAAAGCAATTGGTCAACAAGGGAATGCTTCAGgtcaaggaagaagaaggagatggtGGGATGAAACTCAAGGTGCCTTTTATGCATCGCGAGTTCCTTGTTAGTGAAAACATTTTTACAATTATCAATGCAGATTCTAGTCTCCCCAAACCTACTCGCCGCATTTCAATTTATACAGACATCGAAAAGTTAGCTTTCAACTTAAAAGATCTTCAACCTCggtctttatttttctttgaaaatcaAGGCCCTTCTGATGGTAATTGGTTGGATTTTCAATGGGCAAAATTTTTGCGGGTGCTAGATCTTGAAGAAAGCGGGATAAAAAGCTTACCAGATGAAATAGGAGACCTGATCCACATGACCTATCTTGGCTTGAAAGGAACTGACATCAACGAGCTTCCACCAACAGTTGGTAATCTACAATATATACAAACCTTGGACATCCGAAGGTGCAGGATCGCAGAGTTATCAGCTGAAGTCCTGAAACTTGGAAGACTGAGACACCTCAAAATGTTCAAAACAGATGTTGTGGGTGGGATAAAGCCACCACCAGGTTTAGGTGAATGGAAAAACCTCTTGACACTCACTGGAATACACCCTGGTGACACTGTTGCAACAGAATTAAGTGAATTGATTCAGCTCAGGAGGCTGGGAGTGATGAATGTGGCAGAAGAGAATGCCAATGAGCTATTTGCTTCCATTATGAAGATGCAGAGTCTTCTGAGCTTGTCCCTTGAAGCAAAACATTCTTTTGACGGACAAAGACTTGTCCTCTTGGAGTCATTCTCACCTCCATCATTTCTTAGGAAACTTCGCCTGGAGGGGCAACTAGAGAAGATTCCTAGCTGGTTTGGCTTGATGGATAAGCTTACAAACCTAAGATTGGGTTTCTCTCATCTATCGGAAAACCCGGCATCTGTGCTCCAGCTCCTACCAAATTTGAGAAAATTAACCCTCTGGCAAGCTTATGATGCAAAGCAGTTGGGGAAAGAATTTTGCAGGGCTGGTGGATTTCCAAAGCTTGAGTTTCTCATGATTGCTTCTGATGTTCTGGAGGAATGGACAGAGCTTGAAGAGGGAGCACTACCAAGCTTACAATACCTCCACTTGCATAGCTGCGTGAAACTGAGGATGCTCCCTGAAGGTTTGCAAAACGTGACTACACTGAAAACGTTGAATTTGTTACCTTTGCTCGATGATCACTTGGAGAGGTTGAAACTTGATGGAGGGGAGGAAAATTACAAGATCAAACACATTCAGAGCATATCAGTCCTTCCCATGTCTGTACTGAACAGTTTATGGAGTGATCCCGAATCACCCTGCACCCAGCAGGGTATGGTTGATGAAGATTGA
- the LOC119986048 gene encoding tryptophan aminotransferase-related protein 2: MAIFTLWNILFLSLALNLGLLLRFPQEQPHYHDGLRNIQRTRLAVSPVAVPGESETADDNNSIINLDHGDPTMYEKYWMEMGDKATVVIPGWQSLSYFSDPGNICWFLEPKFAKEAVRLHNIVGNAVTEDRHVVVGTGSTQLYQAVLYALSPPDAAEPISVVSAAPYYSSYPAITDCLKSGLHKWGGDARTFNKDGPFIELVTNPNNPDGHLRQSIVNKTGGILVHDLAYYWPQYAPISSPADHDIMLFTVSKTTGHAGTRIGWALVKDVEVAKKMVKYIELSTIGVSKDSQLRAAKILQVTSDGCEYPTTGRSLFNSSFHLMDQRWKLLRVAVQQSGLFSLPEFSSGYCSYFHREFQPQPAFAWLKCEGGIEDCERFLRGWKILTRSGRHFGFSPRYVRVSMLDRDRTFNLFVQRLSQIQT; the protein is encoded by the exons ATGGCAATCTTTACTTTGTGGAATATTCTCTTTCTGTCTCTCGCACTGAACCTGGGACTGCTGCTGAGGTTCCCACAAGAACAACCTCACTACCACGACGGCCTCAGAAATATTCAGAGGACAAGATTGGCGGTCTCTCCGGTGGCCGTTCCCGGAGAAAGTGAAACTGCCGATGACAACAACAGCATCATCAATCTCGATCA TGGCGATCCGACCATGTACGAGAAATACTGGATGGAGATGGGTGACAAGGCTACGGTTGTGATTCCGGGATGGCAGTCTTTGAGTTATTTCTCGGATCCAGGAAATATCTGCTGGTTCTTGGAGCCTAAGTTTGCCAAGGAGGCGGTTCGTCTTCACAATATCGTCGGCAATGCAGTGACTGAAGATCGTCACGTTGTGGTCGGAACCGGCTCCACCCAGCTATATCAAGCGGTTTTGTACGCTCTTTCTCCGCCGGATGCGGCGGAACCGATTAGCGTCGTCTCGGCGGCCCCCTACTACTCT tCGTATCCGGCCATCACTGACTGTTTGAAGTCGGGGCTCCACAAGTGGGGTGGTGATGCGAGGACATTCAATAAGGATGGGCCCTTCATCGAGCTCGTCACCAACCCAAACAACCCCGATGGCCATCTCAGACAGTCGATTGTGAACAAGACTGGAGGAATACTTGTTCACGACCTCGCCTACTACTGGCCGCAGTATGCTCCCATCTCCTCCCCTGCTGACCATGACATTATGCTGTTCACAGTGTCAAAGACCACCGGCCATGCCGGGACTCGTATTGG CTGGGCTCTGGTAAAAGACGTTGAGGTTGCAAAGAAGATGGTAAAGTACATAGAGCTCAGCACGATAGGAGTCTCCAAGGATTCACAGCTGCGTGCGGCGAAGATACTTCAAGTTACCTCGGACGGCTGTGAATATCCAACCACCGGCCGATCCCTCTTTAACTCCAGCTTCCATCTTATGGATCAAAGATGGAAGCTTTTGAGGGTGGCTGTCCAGCAGAGTGGCCTATTCAGCTTGCCTGAGTTTTCTTCAGGCTACTGCAGCTACTTCCATCGGGAGTTCCAGCCCCAGCCTG CTTTCGCGTGGTTGAAATGCGAAGGAGGAATTGAAGACTGCGAAAGATTTCTTCGTGGCTGGAAGATCCTGACCAGAAGCGGAAGGCACTTTGGGTTTAGCCCGCGGTACGTGAGGGTGTCTATGTTGGATAGAGACCGCACCTTCAACCTCTTTGTACAGAGGTTGTCGCAAATCCAGACGTAA
- the LOC119985574 gene encoding lysM domain receptor-like kinase 3 produces the protein MLPSIGRRRPYSIRENHKSITGEIMGIATTNHPLLFFHVLTVVCISVLFSSVFVKSSLIYPLNCSNSMQTCNSLLYHNFEGLSMEEVASFYSVNLSSIKPITNGLKQDYLVSVPCTCKDVRGTRGYFYDTFYRVQKGETFVGVTGKIYSGQAWKAPGEEELFVDGNRVSIHLACGCAERDFQEIVTYTVDEQDTLSGIAELLSTQVSEIENLNSRLTQNPSFIDVGWVLFVPREKRGIQTPKKGQSPFVPKNLKLLINNAHLKYKKLTLFTQSAKTRDWKMIAAIVSAVTLISISISILLLIRKRYQKSSNKASKVVTKCSSTKRTSLQSLLRKIDIEDATNSDRPVIYSLEEIDEATQSFDHSQKIGEGGYGSVFIGILKGQEVAIKKMKSSSSKEFFAELRALCKIHHVNVVELLGYASGDSHLYLVYRYIENGSLNDHLHDPLLKGYSPLSWTTRAHIALDAARGIEYIHDHMKERCVHCDIKTSNILLDRGLRAKVADFGLAKLVEQSSEEDFVATRLVGTPGYIAPESVSELQITSKTDVFAFGVVLAELIIGKRALFRESRETSWMKSLISIMYTIFQDKDPVNAVEAHIDSNLRGSYPIEEVHKMAELSRRCLSEDPVNRPAMGKIVLTLSQILISTIEWEALLAGSDEVFTGEFTGR, from the exons ATGCTGCCTTCTATTGGAAGAAGACGGCCTTATAGTATCCGAGAGAACCACAAAAGCATAACAGGGGAAATAATGGGGATCGCTACCACAAACCATCCCCTCCTCTTCTTCCATGTCTTGACTGTTGTCTGCATCAGTGTTCTTTTCTCTAGTGTTTTTGTCAAGTCAAGTCTCATATACCCTTTGAATTGTTCAAACAGCATGCAAACATGTAATTCCTTGCTGTATCACAACTTTGAAGGTCTTTCAATGGAAGAAGTGGCTTCTTTCTACTCAGTCAACTTGTCTAGTATCAAGCCTATAACGAATGGCCTCAAACAAGACTATCTTGTATCAGTTCCTTGCACTTGCAAAGATGTGAGAGGCACTCGAGGATACTTCTACGACACCTTCTACAGAGTACAAAAGGGAGAAACATTTGTGGGTGTTACGGGAAAGATCTATAGCGGGCAAGCCTGGAAAGCTCCAGGAGAGGAGGAGCTATTTGTTGATGGAAATAGGGTCAGTATACATCTTGCTTGTGGATGTGCAGAAAGAGACTTCCAAGAGATAGTAACATATACTGTTGATGAGCAAGATACTTTATCTGGAATTGCAGAACTTCTTTCTACACAAGTTAGTGAGATTGAGAACTTGAATTCAAGATTGACACAGAATCCCAGCTTTATTGAtgtcggctgggtactatttgtgCCAAGGGAGAAAAGAGGAATTCAAACCCCCAAGAAAGGTCAGTCACCATTTGTTCCTAAAAATCTTAAATTACTAATT AATAATGCCCATTTGAAGTACAAGAAACTGACCTTATTCACTCAATCAGCAAAGACACGCGACTGGAAAATGATAGCTGCCATAGTCTCTGCAGTGACATTAATCTCAATAAGTATATCGATACTACTCCTCATAAGGAAAAGATACCAGAAGAGCAGCAACAAAGCCTCAAAAGTTGTAACCAAATGCTCAAGCACCAAGAGAACTTCCTTGCAGAGCCTCCTTCGCAAAATAGACATTGAAG ATGCGACCAACTCCGACAGACCAGTTATATATAGTTTGGAGGAGATTGATGAAGCCACCCAAAGCTTTGACCATAGCCAAAAAATTGGAGAGGGTGGATATGGAAGCGTGTTCATTGGCATATTAAAAGGACAG GAAGTTGCaattaagaaaatgaaatctaGCAGCTCAAAGGAATTTTTTGCCGAGCTCAGAGCATTATGCAAGATACATCACGTCAATGTG GTGGAGTTGCTGGGATATGCAAGTGGAGATAGCCACCTGTATTTAGTATACAGGTACATTGAGAATGGTTCCCTAAATGATCATCTTCATGACCCTTTGCTGAAAG GTTATTCACCCCTTTCATGGACCACAAGAGCACATATAGCACTTGATGCTGCAAGAGGAATTGAATACATTCATGACCACATGAAGGAACGTTGCGTGCACTGTGATATAAAAACAAGCAATATTCTACTTGATCGGGGACTCAGAGCCAAG GTAGCAGATTTTGGGCTGGCAAAGTTAGTCGAACAGTCATCAGAAGAAGATTTTGTAGCAACACGCCTGGTTGGTACGCCAGGATATATTGCTCCCGA ATCTGTGAGCGAGCTACAAATTACATCAAAAACTGATGTTTTCGCGTTTGGGGTAGTTCTAGCAGAGCTTATAATTGGTAAGCGCGCACTTTTTCGTGAAAGCCGGGAAACAAGCTGGATGAAGTCACTGATCTCCATT ATGTACACAATCTTCCAAGATAAAGACCCAGTGAACGCTGTGGAAGCTCACATAGATAGTAATCTAAGAGGAAGCTACCCCATAGAAGAGGTTCACAAG ATGGCAGAGCTATCGAGGCGGTGTTTGAGTGAAGACCCGGTAAACCGACCAGCGATGGGAAAAATTGTGCTAACACTCTCCCAGATTTTGATATCCACGATAGAATGGGAAGCCTTGCTCGCGGGAAGTGACGAGGTTTTCACGGGAGAATTCACTGGAAGATGA